GCTGGCGCCGTTCTCGCTGCAGAAGGAGGTCGTGCGCGCGATCCGGCAAGAGGCCGACATCGCGCGCCAGGGCCGACCGGGGCGCATCATCGCCAAGATGAATTCGCTCACCGACGAATCGGTGATCAAGGCGCTGTACGACGCGTCCCAGGCCGGGGTCAGGATCGACCTGGTCATTCGCGGCGCCTGCTCGCTGCGGCCTGGCGTGGCGGGGCTGTCCGAGAACATCAAGGTGCGCTCGATCGTCGGCCGCTTTTTGGAGCACACGCGCATCTTCTACTTCCGCAACGACCTGAAGCACGATGTGGTGCTCAGCAGCGCCGACTGGATGAACCGCAACCTGTTCCGCCGGGTCGAAGTGGCATTCCCGATCCGCTCCACTGCGCTCAAGCGACGCGTGATGCGCGAAGGGCTGCATCCCTACCTGAAGGACAACGTCAACGCCTGGGAACTGGCGCCCGACGGCCGTTACCGCCGCCGCAAGGCGCGCGGCAAGCAGCAGCAGTACAGCGCGCAACAGGTGTTGATGGACATGCTGGGCGCCGACAACCCCGATCACGATAGTAACGACAAGGAGACCGAGCATGGAACTGATCCTGTGGCGCCACGCTGAGGCCGAGCCGGGAGAACCGGACCTCTCGCGCGAACTGACGCCCAAGGGCCAACGCCACGCCGCGCGCATGGGCGCCTGGCTCGACCGCAAACTGCCGCCCGCCTGCCGCATCCTGGTGAGCCCCGCCACGCGCTGCATCCAGACCGTCGAGGCGCTGGGGCGGCGCTACGAGGTGGTCGAGGCGCTCGGCACCGAGTCGAACGCCGAGGCGATCATCGAAGCCTGCGGCTGGCCGGAGCACCGCCAGCCGGCGCTGATCGTCGGCCACCAGCCCCTGCTGGGGCAAGTGGCGTCGATGGTGCTGTGCGGGGACAAGCAGGACTGGCGCATCCGCAAGGCGGGGGTGTTCTGGATCGAGCACAAGGAACCGGAAGGCGTTCCGTATATCCGGCTGGTGGCGGGGCCGGATGTGATTGGCAAGTTGCGCTGAACCGGGCCACACCGCCCACACGTCGATCACGCCAATCAACGTCGTTCCCGCGGAGGCGGGAACCCAAGACTTCTGCCTGGCGGACTGCCTTGAACTGATCGTCAACTCAAGCACGCTTGGGTTCCCGCCTGCGCGGGAACGACGGTGGTGGTGTGGGGATTTCGGGCCAGGTCAGGGTCAGCGTACCTGGAAGCCTAATCCCACGTCGTTCCAGCTGCACTCTTCCTTCTCGAACCACGGCGCCAGCGTCGGATGCCGCGCCAGCAGTTCCGGCGGCAGGTCGATCTCGATCTTGCCTTTCATGCGCAGCCGCAGGCCGCCGATATCGTTGTCGGCGCGCGCATGCATGAACACGACCGCGAGGCGCAGCGCCAGCACCGCCTTGGCCAGGTCGGGCTCCACCAGCGCTTCGCGGATCTTGCGCAGATTGCCCTTCTGTCCCAGCACCAGGGTCGCCAGCAGGCGCTGCTCGCGCGTGGTGAAGCCGCCCAGGTCGGCATGCTCGACGATGTAGGCGCCGTGCTTGTGGGCGCCGCTCATCGAGATCGCCAGGCCGATCTCGTGCAGCATCGCGCTCCAGGCCAGGTAGTGCGGCTGGCTGTCGGCCTGCGGCTGCAGGCGTTCGTACAGCAGGGTCGCGATGCCGCAGGTGCGCAGCGCGCGCTGGGTATCGACCCGGAAGCGCTGCATGCACGAGCGGATCGCGGCGTCGCGCCGGTCGCGCCGGTTGGCGCGCAGCTCGAGGTCGGACAGCACGCCCAGGCGCAGCCCGGCATTGATCGCCTGCAGGCGCTCGACTTTCAGCTCTTGCATGGCGCCGATCAGCACCGTCAGCCCGCCCACCATCACCGGCACCCGGTCGCGCTTCACGCCCTGCAGGGCGAAGGCGTCCACGTGGCCCAGTTCGATCAGGATGTCGCGCAAGGCGTGCAGGCTGGCCTGCGACACCGTGCCGTCGCCGATCGCGTTGCGGCCAATGACTTCGGAAATCGCGCGCATGGTGCCGGACGAGCCGTAGGCGGCGTCCCAGCCCTGGGCATGGTACAGCGAGGCGGCGTCCTCGAAGCGGGCGCGCGCCGCGGTGACGGCGGCGTCGAAGGCGCGCGCCGTGATGCGGCCGTCCTCGAAGTAGGCGCGGGTCTGCGGCTGGGTGCCGATGCCGAACGATTCGACCAGGTGGATCTCGCTGCCGGTGCCGGCGATGACCTCGGTCGAGCCGCCGCCGATGTCGATGATCAGGCGCCGCTCGTCCTGGCGTTCGATGGCGCGCGTCACGCCCATATAGATCAGGCGCCCTTCTTCCTCGCCCGAGATGATCTCGATCGGGTACCCGATCGCCGCCTCGAGCTGCGGCAGCAGCTGGTCGGCGTTCCGGGCCACGCGCATGGTGTTGGTGGCCACCACGCGCACGGCGTCGAGGTGGTATTCGTCGAGGATCTTGCGGAATTCGCCCAGGCAGCGGATGGCGCTGCGCATCGCCGCCTCGGTGAGCATGTTCTCGCTGTCGAGCCCCGCGGCAAGGCGGATCGGGTCGCGCGCCGTGCGCACGATGTGCATGCGGGCGCCGAGCGGCTCGCCGATGTGCAGGCGGAAGCTGTTGGACCCGAGATCGACTGCTGCAAACATGATGCCTCTCGAAAGTGAACGAATCCCGCGGGCAGCTCGCTGCTGCGCGCGGGATCAGGCGTCAAGTATACAGCGTCAAGCGGCGCAGGCCAAATCCGGCGCACCGGAACGGGACCGCCAAGGCGCCGACTGTTGCGGTTCAGCCTTCCCGGCGCGCGGCGGGACGGCGGCGCAGGCAGTACCAGGCGCCCACCAGGCAGGGAATGCCGAGCGTGACGGCCGACAATGCGTCCCAGATGCCGTCGCCCAGCAGGGCCGAGATCAGGCCAATGGTGGTCAGGATCGCGAGCACGATCGGCGCGCCCCAGATTTGCATCGGTGTGCGGCTCACGATGCGCCTCCTTCACGCGCCAGGACCGGCACGCCGGAGTTCTTGTCGAGCGCCGCGGCCTTGGCGCTCGCGTTGGCGGTCTTGCCGCGCTTGACCCACAGGTACAGGCCGGTGACCAGGATCACGATGGTCGCAATGTCGAGCAGCGCCCACAGGAATTTCATCCACTGTCCGCCGTAGTCGCCGAAGTGCAGCGGCTGCGACACCAGCAGCGCCTTCAGGTACCACGGCAGTTGCGGGGCGTCGGTCAGTTCGCCGGTATGGGCGTCGACCAGCACCGGCTGGTACATGCGCGAGCTGAATGGTTCGTCGCCATTCATGAAGATGCCGTAGTGGTGGGCGCTGCTGAAGTCGGTGCCGGGGAAGGCCACGAAGGCGACCCGCATGCCAGGCAGGCGTTCCTTCGCTTTTTCGATCGCGTCGTGCACCGACGCGGTGTGCGGCTGCGGCGTCTTGTCCTTGTACTGGGCCAGGATCTGGGACAGTTCGTTGTGCTGGTAATACTTGAGCATCAGGTCGGCCCAGGTATTGATCATGCCGGTGCCGCCGACCACGAACAGCCAGGTGAGCGTGACGATGCCCAGCAGGTTGTGCATGTCGAGCCATTTGAGGCGGCTGCTCTTTTCCTTGCGCACGGTGCCGAAATCGAGCTTGCGCATGAAGGGTGAGTACAGGACCGCGCCGCTGACGATCGCTACCAGAAGCAATAGGGCCATGAACCCCAAAAACAGCTTGCCGGCCAGGCCCATGAACAGGTCGACGTGCAGCGCCAGCATGGTCGACATGAACACGCCGCCCTCGAAAGCCGGCTCCACGATCACCTTGGTGGTGCGCGCGTCGACCGCGATCGGCTTGTAGTCGTGGTCGTGCATATGGTCGGCCAGGGTCACGTGCCAGATCTCGGGGACGCCCGCCTCCTGCGAGATGAACATCGGCTTCTTGGTCGGGTACAGCTCCTTGGCCGAGGCGATCACGGCGTCGACGTTGCCCATCGGGGTCGGCTGCGCCAGCACCGGCGGCTCGACCTCGTTGCCCAGCAGGTGGCCGATCTCGTGGTGGTAGATGAGCGGCAGGCCGGTCAGGCATAGCAGCAGCATGAAGATGGTGCAGACCAGGCTGCTCCACTTGTGGATCCAGCCCCAGCGGCGCAAGGAAACGGGTGACATGTTATTGGGTAGGCTTTATAGCTAGAGATACAGACCATGAATAATAATCGTTCTCATTTACATAATCAAGCATCCGGCATAGAATGCGCGTTACTTTTAACGCATAAAAAGAGCACGCCATGAAACCCCGCCGCTTCACCCCGACACCGGCCGCGCTGGCCGCCGCCCTCCTCGTATCCGGCACCGCATTCGCGCAACAGGCGAACAGCGCGCAGGGCAACGTGCAGGACAGCGATCCGGCCGTCGCGACCGTCGTCATCACCGCCTCGGCCGACGCCTCGGCCCAGGGCTTGCCGGCCGCCTATGCCGGCGGCCAGGTGGCGCGCGGCGGACGTCTCGGCCTGCTGGGCAACGTCGACATCATGGACACCCCGTTCAACAGCACCAACTACACCCATGCGCTGATCCAGGACCAGCAGGCGCGCAGCGTGGCCGACGTAGTGCAGAACGATCCATCGGTGCGGGTGGCGCGCGGCTTCGGCAACTACCAGGAGCTGTACATGATCCGCGGCTTCGCCGTCGGCTCCGACGACACGGCCTACAACGGCCTGTATGGCCTGCTGCCGCGCCAGTTCATCGCGACCGAGCTGATGGAACGGGTCGAGGTGCTGCGCGGCGCGCACAGCTTCATCAACGGCGCGGCGCCGGCCGGCGGCAGCATCGGCGGCTCGATCAACATCCTGCCCAAGCGCGCCCCGAACCAGGAACTGAGCGAAGTCACGCTCGGCGTCGAGACCGGCGGCCAGGGCTATGGCGCCATCGACCTGGGCCGCCGCTTCGGCGAGCAGGGCCGCGCCGGCATCCGCGTCAACGTCGCCCACCGCAACGGCGACACGGCGGTCGACCGCGAAGAGCGCGAACTGTCCGTGTATTCGATCGGCGTCGACTACCGCGGCCGCGGCTACCGCCTGTCGGCCGACATCGGCGCGCAAGACCATCAACTCACCAATGCCCGCCCCAGCGTCAACCTGGCGGCCGGCGTGCCACTGGTCGCGGCGCCCGAGGCCGACCGCAACTTCGCCCAGCCCTGGACCGTCTCGAACGAGCGCCACACCTTCGGCACCGTGCGCGCCGAGGTCGACCTGGGCCGCGACGCGGTGGCCTGGGCCGCGGCCGGCGCGCGCAGCGGCCAGGAATTCAACATCCTGTCGGGCATCACGGTCAACAACGTCGCCGGCGACGCCACCATGGACCGCTTCGACAATATCCGCAAGGACCAGGTGCGCACCGGCGAGGTGGGCGTGCGCGGCTCGCTGCGCACCGGCTTCGTCAAGCACGTGCTGAGCGCCTCGGCATCTAGCTTCCATTCCAAGTCGCGCAATGCCTACGGCATGGCCGATTTCGCCGGCTTCGGCTCGAACCTGTACCGTCCGCGCGACGTGGCGGCGCCGCCATCGACCTTCTTCACCGGCGGCGACATGCGCAATCCGCTGGTGACCTCGAAGACGATCCTGTCGGGCCTGGCGATCGCCGACACCATGTCGTTCATGGACGACATGGTGCTGGTCAACGTCGGCCTGCGCCACCAGCGCATCAAGGACTTCGGCTACGACTACAACACGGGCCTCGAGAACGCCGGCTACGAGCAGAGCAAGAACACGCCGTTCGCCGCCATCGTCTACAAGCCGCGCAACGACCTGTCGGTATACGCCAACTACAGCGAAGGCCTGCAGCGCGGCGCCACCGCCTCGGGCGACGACATCATCAACCAGGGCGAGATCTTCGCGCCCTACGTCGCGCGCCAGCGCGAGGCCGGCGTCAAGTACGACAGCGGCCGCTATGGCTTGACCGCGGCCGTGTTCACCACCAGCCAGCCGAGCGCCTACGTGCAGGATCGCGTGTTCGGCATCTATGGCGAGCAGCGCAACCGCGGCCTCGAGCTGTCGGTGTTCGGCAATCCGGTGCGCGGCCTGCGCCTGCTGGGCGGCCTGACCCTGATCGACGCCGAGCAACGCATCACCGCCGGCGGCATCAACCAGGGCAAGGACGCGATCG
This portion of the Telluria beijingensis genome encodes:
- a CDS encoding PepSY-associated TM helix domain-containing protein; translated protein: MSPVSLRRWGWIHKWSSLVCTIFMLLLCLTGLPLIYHHEIGHLLGNEVEPPVLAQPTPMGNVDAVIASAKELYPTKKPMFISQEAGVPEIWHVTLADHMHDHDYKPIAVDARTTKVIVEPAFEGGVFMSTMLALHVDLFMGLAGKLFLGFMALLLLVAIVSGAVLYSPFMRKLDFGTVRKEKSSRLKWLDMHNLLGIVTLTWLFVVGGTGMINTWADLMLKYYQHNELSQILAQYKDKTPQPHTASVHDAIEKAKERLPGMRVAFVAFPGTDFSSAHHYGIFMNGDEPFSSRMYQPVLVDAHTGELTDAPQLPWYLKALLVSQPLHFGDYGGQWMKFLWALLDIATIVILVTGLYLWVKRGKTANASAKAAALDKNSGVPVLAREGGAS
- a CDS encoding Ppx/GppA phosphatase family protein is translated as MFAAVDLGSNSFRLHIGEPLGARMHIVRTARDPIRLAAGLDSENMLTEAAMRSAIRCLGEFRKILDEYHLDAVRVVATNTMRVARNADQLLPQLEAAIGYPIEIISGEEEGRLIYMGVTRAIERQDERRLIIDIGGGSTEVIAGTGSEIHLVESFGIGTQPQTRAYFEDGRITARAFDAAVTAARARFEDAASLYHAQGWDAAYGSSGTMRAISEVIGRNAIGDGTVSQASLHALRDILIELGHVDAFALQGVKRDRVPVMVGGLTVLIGAMQELKVERLQAINAGLRLGVLSDLELRANRRDRRDAAIRSCMQRFRVDTQRALRTCGIATLLYERLQPQADSQPHYLAWSAMLHEIGLAISMSGAHKHGAYIVEHADLGGFTTREQRLLATLVLGQKGNLRKIREALVEPDLAKAVLALRLAVVFMHARADNDIGGLRLRMKGKIEIDLPPELLARHPTLAPWFEKEECSWNDVGLGFQVR
- a CDS encoding SixA phosphatase family protein encodes the protein MELILWRHAEAEPGEPDLSRELTPKGQRHAARMGAWLDRKLPPACRILVSPATRCIQTVEALGRRYEVVEALGTESNAEAIIEACGWPEHRQPALIVGHQPLLGQVASMVLCGDKQDWRIRKAGVFWIEHKEPEGVPYIRLVAGPDVIGKLR
- a CDS encoding TonB-dependent receptor, with product MKPRRFTPTPAALAAALLVSGTAFAQQANSAQGNVQDSDPAVATVVITASADASAQGLPAAYAGGQVARGGRLGLLGNVDIMDTPFNSTNYTHALIQDQQARSVADVVQNDPSVRVARGFGNYQELYMIRGFAVGSDDTAYNGLYGLLPRQFIATELMERVEVLRGAHSFINGAAPAGGSIGGSINILPKRAPNQELSEVTLGVETGGQGYGAIDLGRRFGEQGRAGIRVNVAHRNGDTAVDREERELSVYSIGVDYRGRGYRLSADIGAQDHQLTNARPSVNLAAGVPLVAAPEADRNFAQPWTVSNERHTFGTVRAEVDLGRDAVAWAAAGARSGQEFNILSGITVNNVAGDATMDRFDNIRKDQVRTGEVGVRGSLRTGFVKHVLSASASSFHSKSRNAYGMADFAGFGSNLYRPRDVAAPPSTFFTGGDMRNPLVTSKTILSGLAIADTMSFMDDMVLVNVGLRHQRIKDFGYDYNTGLENAGYEQSKNTPFAAIVYKPRNDLSVYANYSEGLQRGATASGDDIINQGEIFAPYVARQREAGVKYDSGRYGLTAAVFTTSQPSAYVQDRVFGIYGEQRNRGLELSVFGNPVRGLRLLGGLTLIDAEQRITAGGINQGKDAIGVPGTQLNMGADWDVPGVDGLALNARTVYTSKQYADGANTRELPSWTRLDLGATYHTRFMERDLTLRARVDNVTDKNYWASAGGYPGSSYLVLAAPRSVVVSATLGF